Proteins encoded in a region of the Quercus lobata isolate SW786 chromosome 8, ValleyOak3.0 Primary Assembly, whole genome shotgun sequence genome:
- the LOC115958103 gene encoding protein trichome birefringence-like 42, protein MHKIQAVLQGCDYFQGRWVFDYSYPIYNASTCPFIGQGFDCVKNGRPDREYLKYRWQPNGCDLPRFNGRDFLERYRGKKIMFVGDSLSNNMWQSLTCMLHSAVPNSKYTISQTTFSFSEYGVTVIFMKNGFLVDVVRERVGRVLKLDTISTGKLWKGVDVLIFNTNHWWTHTGRSKTWDYFQIGNKLLKEMDRMEAYKIGLTTWAKWIDANIQPSQTKVFFQGVSPNHANGSEWNPKARNCRVETKPVKGSEYPGPNNPGEDVVKSVLSKMAKPVYLLDITLLTQLRKDGHPSTYTGRGIKFVDCSHWCLAGVPDTWNEILHAALHNE, encoded by the exons TGCAAGGCTGCGATTACTTTCAAGGGAGATGGGTTTTTGATTATTCGTACCCGATTTATAATGCATCCACTTGTCCCTTCATCGGACAGGGCTTTGATTGCGTGAAGAATGGTAGACCTGATCGTGAATACCTCAAATATAGATGGCAGCCAAATGGTTGTGACCTTCCAAG GTTTAACGGTCGGGATTTCTTGGAAAGATACAGAGGCAAAAAGATCATGTTTGTGGGAGACTCCTTAAGTAACAATATGTGGCAGTCTCTAACTTGTATGCTTCACTCAGCGGTCCCCAACTCCAAGTACACCATAAGCCAAACCACATTCTCATTTTCG GAATACGGAGTAACAgttatatttatgaaaaatggATTCCTGGTGGATGTGGTTAGAGAAAGGGTTGGTAGAGTTCTAAAGCTCGATACCATCAGCACTGGCAAACTGTGGAAAGGAGTAGACGTGCTGATCTTCAACACCAACCACTGGTGGACACACACTGGGCGCTCTAAAAC ATGGGATTATTTTCAAATTGGCAACAAGCTTTTGAAAGAGATGGATCGTATGGAAGCTTATAAGATTGGGTTAACAACTTGGGCTAAATGGATTGACGCCAACATTCAGCCTTCACAGACTAAAGTCTTCTTCCAAGGAGTTTCTCCCAATCATGCAAA TGGGTCAGAATGGAATCCAAAGGCGAGGAATTGTCGAGTAGAAACAAAACCTGTGAAGGGATCGGAGTATCCGGGCCCCAATAATCCTGGAGAAGATGTCGTAAAGAGTGTGTTGAGTAAAATGGCTAAGCCAGTTTACTTGCTTGACATCACATTGCTGACACAGCTGAGAAAAGATGGCCATCCTTCTACTTACACAGGCAGAGGCATTAAGTTTGTGGACTGCAGCCATTGGTGTCTTGCTGGTGTCCCAGATACTTGGAATGAAATCCTTCATGCAGCTTTGCACAATGAGTAA